One segment of Nothobranchius furzeri strain GRZ-AD chromosome 13, NfurGRZ-RIMD1, whole genome shotgun sequence DNA contains the following:
- the cep295 gene encoding serine-rich adhesin for platelets isoform X1, with amino-acid sequence MKGKVSRLRLSPNEEARIIREEHERRRKLRIQQVREQQRYIAQQIRRKVEQRRQHELQLLEKELRENWEREHGEKLQTLERLYQESLQLVGQSHRSAKENEPDLTAMVQKEEENHAKAEERFREALKELKTQKIKDHERQSQSIGARKKALQVEKERSAKVASLPPPAPNLIQQNIDPKKPRTGRRYDPSFFANTYYHMIESAIETEAEAIQINAHEEAQLEERRLQGLQEEETRRREEQVEKARLRGRQALRREHLVQARERFLVELEHLHQTDLLRRRQQVSQMQPQIFQPLYKRQETREDFQREMEFAFEDMYTGERRVKGDLVIQLVPEPLPALSASSHDQELDVTLDETAVPEAESAQNDSEQEVGSSEKETSAEVEPSKPAPRRALRKLLDRIRSQRDEWINNGSQDSAADSPTIFTEQIPDRDTTIESGSLPSEEKDKQTPFELRKSTIPPPGMEPINQPDHLLPDPLASSIQQFEEQKKREEELEKEKQQQLFLLQELEEQKAKLEQMLLEAQQERERLKAAVTREAALNQPEAPVRNQEVSPGSTTESVPPAGEDDHTRRIREYQQRLLEQNRVHQRSVEVARQRLEEYQRALQIRHNMSSRSFLPGVIQSPVRGFNCSIPVHLHPTPAGRPSAQNQPQIFMDTATTSSSPPCPASSGSKSLLEESASNTLKMQGADVCDQLADSIMKRVTEHLPERLRPSPVSKEQLSTAHDSTISQSTSDPSPSISSGAPLDPGLQPVSLFSREDGMEQQKRELQEARIRVVEKREAVVQQQKLQEEERQRKMVEMEQMRRQKETLQALIKTNEQHVSDLPSERLESEEIGQNRLRLLASLLRTIEESNGGSLSHLEEPEDMEDPVQVAVPLGPPQISDFPSRHFHPRALKPPVTRMKMGFKEIMEPHELSVIQEAETPVNISQVAGPEDVNINLCIADPSLQDESISFVSSDGTPSVCSSGQRAAERRVASETSSHLVWRERLLSGAGSPPRAPDFVSILKTMSPLSSDSGRGADFSGLANASYRSPTEPLGSSPRSECLSTTISSGSYVTTDPERNVNTDTILSSKQRSGADLSNVSSPPCPTLRTEENSSAGCSPLSAVFNGHSIQSIIDKYTRELDVSLSAAGTAAGRRTDDEISTSHLSLLSHSAGTQRSVLERFSAEGSFLTEDHTQDSFRPLIGHLTDQSSCLAADQRESALEQLVGQPSAHSSIIGHLPGTSASPSFDRGGWDSTLSRMIGRLSNLPSSHWLSPGNDFTAGQLTGQMLAESSSLEESRMRPLAEELDESADQHSRNSEEHHVAVCVSTEEGVLSPGTSPSEASSHSTPFPAVSQHLQDPTSPGNRAKEDSFHPLPAEITHNETADSSMTFHFPQHNLSDVPEGLPSQHNVSTPSVDAFSSPEQLRTEDPNCCAASSSFHGSFSQLVISEHPPQDSVVIVSPNLKANEEQNSCTLSNLTMCDDAPGPEMADSVVVMSGGNENWGDSPASDDRLTSASERGILEQSEITLVSLTDTTVQDEEVTVTEEEEDLPEETRTDNQEGHEMMGLESTLSCNETPEKNCQTLPVTVLEFQWGPGEDLQNVFQQRRDALLLRSNRRVEEIKAKGACAKSQRKRQAPFKGSESAKASGGLPVTCVEKASPEPQQKTETRAKTHVQPQVRNFRLKNADKVKICTPEQRKHNLSEMHIRTQRLYEQLEEVKQQKTKTRQEDYAKNRMKAKEFHKKTLQKLRAQQTRQ; translated from the exons ATGAAGGGAAAAGTGTCGCGATTAAGACTGAGCCCCAACGAAGAGGCTCGGATAATTCGAGAGGAGCATGAAAGAAGGAGAAAACTACGAATACAACAG GTGCGGGAGCAGCAGAGGTACATCGCACAGCAGATCCGTCGTAAGGTTGAGCAAAGACGGCAACATGAGCTTCAACTGCTGGAGAAGGAACTGCGGGAGAACTGGGAGCGTGAACACGGGGAGAAACTCCAAACACTGGAGAGGTTATACCAGGAGAGTCTACAGCTGGTCGGCCAGAGCCACAGGAGCGCAAAAGAAAAT gAACCCGACCTTACAGCCATGGTTCAGAAAGAAGAGGAAAATCATGCCAAAGCAGAGGAGCGTTTTCGAGAAGCACTAAAGGAGCTCAAAACACAAAAGATCAAAGATCATGAGAGGCAAAGCCA ATCCATCGGTGCCAGGAAGAAGGCTCTACAGGTCGAAAAGGAAAGATCAGCGAAAGTGGCcagcctccctccacctgctccaaaccTCATTCAA CAGAACATTGATCCCAAAAAGCCACGCACAGGAAGGAGATATGATCCAAGTTTCTTCGCTAACACATATTACCACATGATTGAGAGCGCCATAGAGACCGAGGCAGAAGCGATTCAG ATTAATGCCCATGAGGAAGCTCAGCTGGAGGAGAGGAGGCTGCAGGGCCTGCAGGAGGAGGAAACCAGGAGACGAGAGGAGCAGGTGGAAAAGGCTCGTCTCAGAGGGCGGCAGGCTCTGAGGAGGGAGCATCTTGTGCAG GCTCGTGAGCGTTTCCTGGTTGAGTTGGAGCACCTGCATCAGACTGATCTGCTGAGGAGGAGACAGCAGGTGTCACAGATGCAGCCGCAGATCTTTCAGCCTCTCTATAAGAGACAAGAGACGAGGGAGGACTTTCAGAGGGAGATGGAGTTTGCCTTCGAGGACATGTATACAGGAGAGAGAC gGGTTAAAGGTGACCTGGTGATCCAGCTGGTTCCTGAGCCTCTTCCAGCTCTTTCTGCCAGTAGCCATGATCAAGAGCTGGATGTTACTTTGGATGAAACCGCCGTGCCTGAAGCAGAAAGTGCGCAGAATGACTCAGAACAAGAAGTTGGAAGCAGTGAGAAGGAGACCTCTGCTGAAG TGGAGCCTTCAAAGCCGGCTCCTAGACGGGCTCTGAGGAAACTTCTGGATCGGATCAGGAGCCAGAGGGACGAGTGGATTAACAACGGCAGTCAGGACTCTGCAGCGGATTCACCAACAATCTTCACAGAGCAGATCCCAGACAGAGACACGACCATCGAATCAGGATCTTTACCCAGTGaggagaaagacaaacagactccCTTTGAGCTCCGCAAATCCACCATCCCCCCTCCAG GCATGGAGCCAATAAACCAGCCAGACCATTTGCTCCCTGACCCTCTCGCCAGCAGCATCCAACAATTTGAAGAACAAAAGAAAAGA GAGGAAGAGCTTGAGaaggagaagcagcagcagctgttcCTGTTGCAGGAGCTGGAGGAGCAGAAAGCCAAACTAGAGCAGATGCTGCTGGAGGCtcagcaggagagggagcgtcTGAAGGCGGCTGTGACCCGGGAAGCAGCTCTTAATCAACCTGAAGCACCTGTCAGGAACCAGGAAGTCTCTCCTGGGTCAACCACTGAG TCGGTTCCTCCTGCTGGTGAGGATGACCACACCAGAAGAATCAGAGAATATCAGCAACGGCTGTTGGAACAAAACAG AGTTCACCAGAGATCAGTGGAAGTGGCTCGTCAGCGTTTGGAAGAATACCAGCGAGCTCTACAAATTCGCCACAACATGAGCAGCAGATCTTTTCTCCCTGGTGTCATTCAGTCGCCTGTGCGTGGTTTTAACTGTTCAATTCCTGTTCACCTCCACCCTACGCCTGCAGGGCGTCCAAGCGCTCAGAATCAACCACAGATCTTTATGGACACTGCCACAACGTCTAGCTCACCTCCCTGTCCTGCTTCCAGTGGCTCCAAGTCGCTGTTGGAAGAATCTGCTTCAAACACCTTGAAGATGCAGGGGGCTGATGTCTGTGATCAGCTGGCTGACAGCATAATGAAGAGAGTAACAGAACATTTACCAGAGAGACTGAGACCTTCTCCTGTTTCTAAAGAGCAGCTGTCTACAGCACACGACTCAACCATCTCCCAGTCAACCTCTGATCCTAGCCCGAGCATCTCCAGTGGTGCTCCTCTTGATCCAGGTTTGCAGCCCGTGTCTCTGTTCTCCAGGGAGGACGGTATGGAGCAGCAGAAGCGAGAGCTGCAGGAGGCCCGGATACGGGTGGTGGAAAAGAGGGAGGCAGTGGTTCAGCAGCAGAAGCTGCAAGaagaagagagacagagaaagatgGTAGAGATGGAGCAGATGAGGAGGCAAAAGGAGACGCTGCAGGCTTTGATTAAGACGAATGAACAG CATGTGTCAGACCTTCCCAGTGAAAGATTGGAGTCAGAGGAGATTGGTCAAAATCGGCTCCGGTTGCTTGCCTCCCTGCTGAGGACCATTGAGGAGTCAAATGGGGGGAGTTTATCACATTTGGAGGAACCTGAAGACATGGAGGACCCTG TTCAGGTCGCCGTTCCTCTTGGACCTCCTCAGATTTCAGATTTCCCATCAAGACATTTTCATCCTCGAGCCCTCAAACCCCCCGTGACACGGATGAAAATGGGCTTCAAAGAAATTATGGAACCACATGAGCTCAGTGTCATTCAGGAGGCAGAGACTCCTGTCAACATCAGTCAAGTTGCAG GCCCTGAAGATGTGAACATTAATTTGTGCATCGCAGATCCAAGTCTGCAGGACGAGTCAATATCATTCGTGTCATCTGACGGGACACCGTCTGTGTGCAGCAGCGGACAACGGGCAGCTGAGAGACGAGTCGCCTCCGAGACATCCAGCCATCTTGTCTGGAGAGAGCGACTCCTTTCAGGGGCAGGATCCCCTCCAAGAGCTCCGGACTTTG TTTCCATCCTGAAAACAATGTCGCCACTTTCTTCTGATTCTGGAAGAGGAGCGGACTTTTCTGGTCTTGCAAACGCCAGCTACAGATCTCCTACCGAG cctcTTGGCAGTTCTCCACGGTCGGAGTGCCTCTCCACCACGATTTCCAGCGGCAGCTACGTCACCACAGACCCCGAGCGAAACGTTAACACCG ATACAATTTTGTCCTCCAAGCAAAGAAGTGGAGCAGATTTAAGCAACGTCTCTTCTCCACCTTGTCCAACTCTGCGTACGGAGGAGAACTCTTCGGCAGGCTGTTCTCCTTTGTCTGCTGTGTTTAATGGCCACAGCATCCAGAGTATTATTGATAAATACACCAGGGAGCTCGATGTGTCCCTCAGTgctgcaggaactgcagcag GGAGGAGGACGGACGATGAAATTTCAACAAGTCATCTGTCTCTGCTGTCTCACTCTGCAGGAACTCAGAGGAGTGTCCTG GAGCGCTTTTCAGCTGAAGGCTCGTTTCTGACTGAGGATCACACACAGGACTCTTTCCGACCTTTGATTGGCCATCTGACCGACCAATCATCCTGTCTGGCTGCTGATCAGAGGGAGTCTGCCCTGGAGCAGCTGGTCGGTCAGCCATCAGCTCACTCTTCAATAATCGGCCATCTGCCAGGAACTTCTGCCTCTCCCAGCTTTGATCGCGGTGGATGGGACTCCACTCTGAGTCGGATGATCGGCCGGCTTTCCAACCTTCCCAGTTCTCATTGGCTGAGTCCTGGGAATGATTTTACAGCTGGTCAGCTTACGGGTCAGATGTTGGCCGAGTCGTCATCATTGGAGGAGAGTCGTATGAGACCGCTGGCTGAGGAGCTGGATGAGTCCGCTGACCAGCACAGCAGAAACTCAG AAGAACATCATGTGGCTGTCTGTGTTTCCACGGAAGAGGGTGTTCTGTCACCTGGAACGTCGCCATCCGAGGCCTCGTCTCACAGTACACCGTTCCCAGCTGTAAGTCAACATCTGCAGGACCCAACCAGTCCAGGGAACAGGGCTAAAGAAG ATTCATTTCACCCGCTGCCCGCTGAAATCACCCACAATGAAACGGCCGACTCCTCCATGACCTTTCATTTTCCTCAACACAATTTGTCGGATGTTCCTGAAGGACTTCCCAGCCAGCATAACGTTTCCACACCTTCTGTAGATGCTTTCTCGTCTCCTGAGCAGTTGCGTACTGAGGATCCGAACTGTTGTGCTGCTTCCTCTTCCTTTCACGGATCCTTCTCCCAGCTCGTTATCTCTGAGCACCCCCCTCAGGACTCTGTTGTCATTGTGTCACCAAATTTAAAGGCTAATGAGGAGCAAAATTCTTGCACCCTGTCAAATTTAACCATGTGTGATGACGCACCAGGCCCGGAGATGGCAGATTCAGTGGTGGTGATGTCAGGTGGAAATGAAAACTGGGGGGATTCTCCTGCTTCAGATGACAGATTG ACATCAGCCAGTGAGAGAGGGATCCTTGAGCAGTCAGAGATAACGTTGGTAAGTCTGACAGACACCACCGTACAGGACGAGGAGGTGACGGTCACCGAGGAGGAAGAGGACTTACCAGAGGAAACCAGGACGGATAACCAGGAAGGCCATGAGATGATG GGGCTTGAATCTACATTGTCATGCAATGAAACTCCTGAGAAGAACTGTCAGACACTTCCTG TGACTGTCCTGGAGTTTCAGTGGGGTCCTGGTGAAGACTTGCAGAACGTTTTCCAGCAGAGGCGTGACGCTCTTCTTCTGAGATCCAACCGCAGGGTGGAGGAAATCAAAGCCAAAGGTgcttgtgccaagagccagcgcaAGAGGCAAGCTCCATTTAAAGGAAGTGAGTCGGCAAAAGCCAGTGGTGGTCTTCCTGTCACCTGTGTGGAAAAAGCTTCACCAGAGCCTCAACAAAAGACAGAAACCCGGGCGAAGACGCATGTTCAACCTCAAG TGAGAAACTTCAGACTCAAAAATGCAGATAAGGTGAAGATCTGCACACCTGAGCAAAGGAAACATAATCTTTCTGAGATGCACATAAGAACTCAGAG ACTTTATGAgcagctggaggaggtgaagcagCAGAAAACCAAGACCAGACAAGAGGATTATGCCAAAAACCGGATGAAGGCAAAGGAGTTCCACAAG AAAACGTTACAGAAGCTTCGTGCCCAGCAGACTCGACAGTGA
- the cep295 gene encoding serine-rich adhesin for platelets isoform X2 gives MKGKVSRLRLSPNEEARIIREEHERRRKLRIQQVREQQRYIAQQIRRKVEQRRQHELQLLEKELRENWEREHGEKLQTLERLYQESLQLVGQSHRSAKENEPDLTAMVQKEEENHAKAEERFREALKELKTQKIKDHERQSQSIGARKKALQVEKERSAKVASLPPPAPNLIQNIDPKKPRTGRRYDPSFFANTYYHMIESAIETEAEAIQINAHEEAQLEERRLQGLQEEETRRREEQVEKARLRGRQALRREHLVQARERFLVELEHLHQTDLLRRRQQVSQMQPQIFQPLYKRQETREDFQREMEFAFEDMYTGERRVKGDLVIQLVPEPLPALSASSHDQELDVTLDETAVPEAESAQNDSEQEVGSSEKETSAEVEPSKPAPRRALRKLLDRIRSQRDEWINNGSQDSAADSPTIFTEQIPDRDTTIESGSLPSEEKDKQTPFELRKSTIPPPGMEPINQPDHLLPDPLASSIQQFEEQKKREEELEKEKQQQLFLLQELEEQKAKLEQMLLEAQQERERLKAAVTREAALNQPEAPVRNQEVSPGSTTESVPPAGEDDHTRRIREYQQRLLEQNRVHQRSVEVARQRLEEYQRALQIRHNMSSRSFLPGVIQSPVRGFNCSIPVHLHPTPAGRPSAQNQPQIFMDTATTSSSPPCPASSGSKSLLEESASNTLKMQGADVCDQLADSIMKRVTEHLPERLRPSPVSKEQLSTAHDSTISQSTSDPSPSISSGAPLDPGLQPVSLFSREDGMEQQKRELQEARIRVVEKREAVVQQQKLQEEERQRKMVEMEQMRRQKETLQALIKTNEQHVSDLPSERLESEEIGQNRLRLLASLLRTIEESNGGSLSHLEEPEDMEDPVQVAVPLGPPQISDFPSRHFHPRALKPPVTRMKMGFKEIMEPHELSVIQEAETPVNISQVAGPEDVNINLCIADPSLQDESISFVSSDGTPSVCSSGQRAAERRVASETSSHLVWRERLLSGAGSPPRAPDFVSILKTMSPLSSDSGRGADFSGLANASYRSPTEPLGSSPRSECLSTTISSGSYVTTDPERNVNTDTILSSKQRSGADLSNVSSPPCPTLRTEENSSAGCSPLSAVFNGHSIQSIIDKYTRELDVSLSAAGTAAGRRTDDEISTSHLSLLSHSAGTQRSVLERFSAEGSFLTEDHTQDSFRPLIGHLTDQSSCLAADQRESALEQLVGQPSAHSSIIGHLPGTSASPSFDRGGWDSTLSRMIGRLSNLPSSHWLSPGNDFTAGQLTGQMLAESSSLEESRMRPLAEELDESADQHSRNSEEHHVAVCVSTEEGVLSPGTSPSEASSHSTPFPAVSQHLQDPTSPGNRAKEDSFHPLPAEITHNETADSSMTFHFPQHNLSDVPEGLPSQHNVSTPSVDAFSSPEQLRTEDPNCCAASSSFHGSFSQLVISEHPPQDSVVIVSPNLKANEEQNSCTLSNLTMCDDAPGPEMADSVVVMSGGNENWGDSPASDDRLTSASERGILEQSEITLVSLTDTTVQDEEVTVTEEEEDLPEETRTDNQEGHEMMGLESTLSCNETPEKNCQTLPVTVLEFQWGPGEDLQNVFQQRRDALLLRSNRRVEEIKAKGACAKSQRKRQAPFKGSESAKASGGLPVTCVEKASPEPQQKTETRAKTHVQPQVRNFRLKNADKVKICTPEQRKHNLSEMHIRTQRLYEQLEEVKQQKTKTRQEDYAKNRMKAKEFHKKTLQKLRAQQTRQ, from the exons ATGAAGGGAAAAGTGTCGCGATTAAGACTGAGCCCCAACGAAGAGGCTCGGATAATTCGAGAGGAGCATGAAAGAAGGAGAAAACTACGAATACAACAG GTGCGGGAGCAGCAGAGGTACATCGCACAGCAGATCCGTCGTAAGGTTGAGCAAAGACGGCAACATGAGCTTCAACTGCTGGAGAAGGAACTGCGGGAGAACTGGGAGCGTGAACACGGGGAGAAACTCCAAACACTGGAGAGGTTATACCAGGAGAGTCTACAGCTGGTCGGCCAGAGCCACAGGAGCGCAAAAGAAAAT gAACCCGACCTTACAGCCATGGTTCAGAAAGAAGAGGAAAATCATGCCAAAGCAGAGGAGCGTTTTCGAGAAGCACTAAAGGAGCTCAAAACACAAAAGATCAAAGATCATGAGAGGCAAAGCCA ATCCATCGGTGCCAGGAAGAAGGCTCTACAGGTCGAAAAGGAAAGATCAGCGAAAGTGGCcagcctccctccacctgctccaaaccTCATTCAA AACATTGATCCCAAAAAGCCACGCACAGGAAGGAGATATGATCCAAGTTTCTTCGCTAACACATATTACCACATGATTGAGAGCGCCATAGAGACCGAGGCAGAAGCGATTCAG ATTAATGCCCATGAGGAAGCTCAGCTGGAGGAGAGGAGGCTGCAGGGCCTGCAGGAGGAGGAAACCAGGAGACGAGAGGAGCAGGTGGAAAAGGCTCGTCTCAGAGGGCGGCAGGCTCTGAGGAGGGAGCATCTTGTGCAG GCTCGTGAGCGTTTCCTGGTTGAGTTGGAGCACCTGCATCAGACTGATCTGCTGAGGAGGAGACAGCAGGTGTCACAGATGCAGCCGCAGATCTTTCAGCCTCTCTATAAGAGACAAGAGACGAGGGAGGACTTTCAGAGGGAGATGGAGTTTGCCTTCGAGGACATGTATACAGGAGAGAGAC gGGTTAAAGGTGACCTGGTGATCCAGCTGGTTCCTGAGCCTCTTCCAGCTCTTTCTGCCAGTAGCCATGATCAAGAGCTGGATGTTACTTTGGATGAAACCGCCGTGCCTGAAGCAGAAAGTGCGCAGAATGACTCAGAACAAGAAGTTGGAAGCAGTGAGAAGGAGACCTCTGCTGAAG TGGAGCCTTCAAAGCCGGCTCCTAGACGGGCTCTGAGGAAACTTCTGGATCGGATCAGGAGCCAGAGGGACGAGTGGATTAACAACGGCAGTCAGGACTCTGCAGCGGATTCACCAACAATCTTCACAGAGCAGATCCCAGACAGAGACACGACCATCGAATCAGGATCTTTACCCAGTGaggagaaagacaaacagactccCTTTGAGCTCCGCAAATCCACCATCCCCCCTCCAG GCATGGAGCCAATAAACCAGCCAGACCATTTGCTCCCTGACCCTCTCGCCAGCAGCATCCAACAATTTGAAGAACAAAAGAAAAGA GAGGAAGAGCTTGAGaaggagaagcagcagcagctgttcCTGTTGCAGGAGCTGGAGGAGCAGAAAGCCAAACTAGAGCAGATGCTGCTGGAGGCtcagcaggagagggagcgtcTGAAGGCGGCTGTGACCCGGGAAGCAGCTCTTAATCAACCTGAAGCACCTGTCAGGAACCAGGAAGTCTCTCCTGGGTCAACCACTGAG TCGGTTCCTCCTGCTGGTGAGGATGACCACACCAGAAGAATCAGAGAATATCAGCAACGGCTGTTGGAACAAAACAG AGTTCACCAGAGATCAGTGGAAGTGGCTCGTCAGCGTTTGGAAGAATACCAGCGAGCTCTACAAATTCGCCACAACATGAGCAGCAGATCTTTTCTCCCTGGTGTCATTCAGTCGCCTGTGCGTGGTTTTAACTGTTCAATTCCTGTTCACCTCCACCCTACGCCTGCAGGGCGTCCAAGCGCTCAGAATCAACCACAGATCTTTATGGACACTGCCACAACGTCTAGCTCACCTCCCTGTCCTGCTTCCAGTGGCTCCAAGTCGCTGTTGGAAGAATCTGCTTCAAACACCTTGAAGATGCAGGGGGCTGATGTCTGTGATCAGCTGGCTGACAGCATAATGAAGAGAGTAACAGAACATTTACCAGAGAGACTGAGACCTTCTCCTGTTTCTAAAGAGCAGCTGTCTACAGCACACGACTCAACCATCTCCCAGTCAACCTCTGATCCTAGCCCGAGCATCTCCAGTGGTGCTCCTCTTGATCCAGGTTTGCAGCCCGTGTCTCTGTTCTCCAGGGAGGACGGTATGGAGCAGCAGAAGCGAGAGCTGCAGGAGGCCCGGATACGGGTGGTGGAAAAGAGGGAGGCAGTGGTTCAGCAGCAGAAGCTGCAAGaagaagagagacagagaaagatgGTAGAGATGGAGCAGATGAGGAGGCAAAAGGAGACGCTGCAGGCTTTGATTAAGACGAATGAACAG CATGTGTCAGACCTTCCCAGTGAAAGATTGGAGTCAGAGGAGATTGGTCAAAATCGGCTCCGGTTGCTTGCCTCCCTGCTGAGGACCATTGAGGAGTCAAATGGGGGGAGTTTATCACATTTGGAGGAACCTGAAGACATGGAGGACCCTG TTCAGGTCGCCGTTCCTCTTGGACCTCCTCAGATTTCAGATTTCCCATCAAGACATTTTCATCCTCGAGCCCTCAAACCCCCCGTGACACGGATGAAAATGGGCTTCAAAGAAATTATGGAACCACATGAGCTCAGTGTCATTCAGGAGGCAGAGACTCCTGTCAACATCAGTCAAGTTGCAG GCCCTGAAGATGTGAACATTAATTTGTGCATCGCAGATCCAAGTCTGCAGGACGAGTCAATATCATTCGTGTCATCTGACGGGACACCGTCTGTGTGCAGCAGCGGACAACGGGCAGCTGAGAGACGAGTCGCCTCCGAGACATCCAGCCATCTTGTCTGGAGAGAGCGACTCCTTTCAGGGGCAGGATCCCCTCCAAGAGCTCCGGACTTTG TTTCCATCCTGAAAACAATGTCGCCACTTTCTTCTGATTCTGGAAGAGGAGCGGACTTTTCTGGTCTTGCAAACGCCAGCTACAGATCTCCTACCGAG cctcTTGGCAGTTCTCCACGGTCGGAGTGCCTCTCCACCACGATTTCCAGCGGCAGCTACGTCACCACAGACCCCGAGCGAAACGTTAACACCG ATACAATTTTGTCCTCCAAGCAAAGAAGTGGAGCAGATTTAAGCAACGTCTCTTCTCCACCTTGTCCAACTCTGCGTACGGAGGAGAACTCTTCGGCAGGCTGTTCTCCTTTGTCTGCTGTGTTTAATGGCCACAGCATCCAGAGTATTATTGATAAATACACCAGGGAGCTCGATGTGTCCCTCAGTgctgcaggaactgcagcag GGAGGAGGACGGACGATGAAATTTCAACAAGTCATCTGTCTCTGCTGTCTCACTCTGCAGGAACTCAGAGGAGTGTCCTG GAGCGCTTTTCAGCTGAAGGCTCGTTTCTGACTGAGGATCACACACAGGACTCTTTCCGACCTTTGATTGGCCATCTGACCGACCAATCATCCTGTCTGGCTGCTGATCAGAGGGAGTCTGCCCTGGAGCAGCTGGTCGGTCAGCCATCAGCTCACTCTTCAATAATCGGCCATCTGCCAGGAACTTCTGCCTCTCCCAGCTTTGATCGCGGTGGATGGGACTCCACTCTGAGTCGGATGATCGGCCGGCTTTCCAACCTTCCCAGTTCTCATTGGCTGAGTCCTGGGAATGATTTTACAGCTGGTCAGCTTACGGGTCAGATGTTGGCCGAGTCGTCATCATTGGAGGAGAGTCGTATGAGACCGCTGGCTGAGGAGCTGGATGAGTCCGCTGACCAGCACAGCAGAAACTCAG AAGAACATCATGTGGCTGTCTGTGTTTCCACGGAAGAGGGTGTTCTGTCACCTGGAACGTCGCCATCCGAGGCCTCGTCTCACAGTACACCGTTCCCAGCTGTAAGTCAACATCTGCAGGACCCAACCAGTCCAGGGAACAGGGCTAAAGAAG ATTCATTTCACCCGCTGCCCGCTGAAATCACCCACAATGAAACGGCCGACTCCTCCATGACCTTTCATTTTCCTCAACACAATTTGTCGGATGTTCCTGAAGGACTTCCCAGCCAGCATAACGTTTCCACACCTTCTGTAGATGCTTTCTCGTCTCCTGAGCAGTTGCGTACTGAGGATCCGAACTGTTGTGCTGCTTCCTCTTCCTTTCACGGATCCTTCTCCCAGCTCGTTATCTCTGAGCACCCCCCTCAGGACTCTGTTGTCATTGTGTCACCAAATTTAAAGGCTAATGAGGAGCAAAATTCTTGCACCCTGTCAAATTTAACCATGTGTGATGACGCACCAGGCCCGGAGATGGCAGATTCAGTGGTGGTGATGTCAGGTGGAAATGAAAACTGGGGGGATTCTCCTGCTTCAGATGACAGATTG ACATCAGCCAGTGAGAGAGGGATCCTTGAGCAGTCAGAGATAACGTTGGTAAGTCTGACAGACACCACCGTACAGGACGAGGAGGTGACGGTCACCGAGGAGGAAGAGGACTTACCAGAGGAAACCAGGACGGATAACCAGGAAGGCCATGAGATGATG GGGCTTGAATCTACATTGTCATGCAATGAAACTCCTGAGAAGAACTGTCAGACACTTCCTG TGACTGTCCTGGAGTTTCAGTGGGGTCCTGGTGAAGACTTGCAGAACGTTTTCCAGCAGAGGCGTGACGCTCTTCTTCTGAGATCCAACCGCAGGGTGGAGGAAATCAAAGCCAAAGGTgcttgtgccaagagccagcgcaAGAGGCAAGCTCCATTTAAAGGAAGTGAGTCGGCAAAAGCCAGTGGTGGTCTTCCTGTCACCTGTGTGGAAAAAGCTTCACCAGAGCCTCAACAAAAGACAGAAACCCGGGCGAAGACGCATGTTCAACCTCAAG TGAGAAACTTCAGACTCAAAAATGCAGATAAGGTGAAGATCTGCACACCTGAGCAAAGGAAACATAATCTTTCTGAGATGCACATAAGAACTCAGAG ACTTTATGAgcagctggaggaggtgaagcagCAGAAAACCAAGACCAGACAAGAGGATTATGCCAAAAACCGGATGAAGGCAAAGGAGTTCCACAAG AAAACGTTACAGAAGCTTCGTGCCCAGCAGACTCGACAGTGA